Proteins encoded in a region of the Nitrospirota bacterium genome:
- a CDS encoding glutamine--tRNA ligase/YqeY domain fusion protein, protein MSDQSGASNFIREIVTTDLATGKHGSRVVTRFPPEPNGYLHIGHAKSICLNFGLAQDTPDGICHLRFDDTNPTTEDPEYVQAIQDDVRWLGFDWHEKMFFASDYFERLYEFAVRLIQKDLAYVDTLTAEDMRSYRGTLTEPGKNSPSRTRSVEENLDLFRRMRAGEFADGTHTLRAKIDMSSPNINLRDPVLYRIRHATHYRTGNAWCLYPAYDYAHPLSDALEGITHSICTLEFEDHRPLYNWVVEQSDAPCRPRQIEFARLNLTYTVMSKRKLLELVSKKLVTGWDDPRLPTIKGLRRRGYTPEAIRVFCDHIGVAKREATVEMQLLEHFVREDLNTRSPRVMAVLRPLKIILDNYPENQSEELEAINNPEDPAAGRRKVPLSRILYIEQDDFREDPPKQFFRLAPGREVRLRYAYIIKCVGVTKDPQTGEITELHCTYDPTTMSGASQEQRKVKATIHWVSAAHAVKAEVRLYNSLLVTDLAKVPPDHDWTTYLNPASLERITNCLVEPSLRQTTPGTRYQFERLGYFCTDLDSTAEAPIFNRTVSLKDAWAKIEKAQPSR, encoded by the coding sequence ATGTCTGACCAGTCTGGTGCTTCGAACTTTATTCGCGAAATTGTGACCACCGATCTCGCTACCGGCAAACATGGCAGCCGAGTGGTCACGCGCTTTCCACCTGAACCGAACGGTTACCTCCATATCGGCCATGCGAAATCTATTTGCCTGAACTTCGGCTTGGCACAGGATACCCCGGACGGCATCTGCCACCTGCGATTCGACGATACTAACCCGACCACCGAAGATCCTGAGTATGTTCAGGCCATTCAAGACGACGTCCGATGGCTGGGGTTCGACTGGCACGAGAAGATGTTTTTCGCCTCGGATTACTTCGAGCGACTCTACGAATTTGCCGTGAGACTGATCCAGAAAGACCTCGCCTACGTCGACACGTTGACGGCTGAAGACATGCGTAGCTATCGCGGCACTCTCACAGAACCCGGCAAAAATAGCCCTTCTCGCACCCGCTCCGTCGAGGAAAACCTTGACCTCTTTCGACGTATGCGAGCCGGAGAATTCGCCGACGGAACCCATACCCTCCGAGCCAAAATCGACATGTCCTCGCCCAATATCAACCTGCGCGACCCAGTCCTCTACCGCATTAGACATGCGACGCATTATCGAACCGGAAACGCCTGGTGCCTGTACCCGGCCTACGACTATGCGCATCCCCTTTCGGACGCACTTGAAGGGATCACGCACTCCATCTGCACCTTGGAGTTCGAAGATCACCGGCCGCTCTACAATTGGGTGGTCGAACAGTCTGACGCACCCTGCCGACCACGGCAGATCGAGTTTGCCCGTTTGAACCTGACCTATACCGTCATGAGTAAGCGGAAGCTGCTTGAGTTGGTCAGCAAGAAGCTCGTGACGGGATGGGACGACCCACGATTGCCGACGATCAAAGGCCTCCGCCGCCGCGGCTATACGCCGGAAGCGATTCGGGTATTCTGTGACCATATCGGCGTCGCCAAACGCGAGGCCACCGTCGAGATGCAGCTGCTCGAACACTTCGTTCGCGAAGACCTGAATACACGATCGCCCAGAGTCATGGCGGTCTTGCGACCGCTTAAAATCATCCTCGACAACTATCCCGAGAACCAGTCAGAAGAACTGGAGGCCATCAATAATCCGGAAGATCCCGCGGCGGGGAGGCGGAAAGTCCCCTTGTCTCGCATCCTCTACATTGAGCAAGACGATTTCCGTGAAGATCCACCCAAGCAATTTTTCCGGCTCGCGCCAGGACGCGAAGTACGGCTCCGGTACGCCTACATCATTAAATGCGTCGGGGTGACGAAAGATCCGCAGACCGGCGAGATCACGGAACTCCATTGCACCTACGACCCCACCACCATGAGCGGCGCCTCCCAGGAACAGCGTAAAGTCAAAGCCACCATCCATTGGGTCTCCGCAGCCCATGCCGTGAAAGCCGAAGTCCGCCTCTATAATTCTTTGTTGGTGACCGACCTGGCAAAAGTGCCGCCGGATCATGATTGGACGACCTATCTGAACCCCGCTTCATTGGAGCGAATCACAAACTGCCTCGTCGAGCCGAGTTTACGGCAAACAACGCCTGGCACTCGATACCAATTCGAGCGTCTTGGATACTTCTGTACCGACCTAGATTCAACGGCTGAGGCACCGATCTTTAATCGCACGGTGTCGCTGAAAGATGCCTGGGCCAAGATCGAAAAGGCGCAACCGTCCCGGTAG
- a CDS encoding polysaccharide deacetylase family protein, translated as MKEQNYTVLPLEVGLQLLKDGQLPPKSVAITFDDGFYDFFKLGAPLLKEFGYPATLYLTTYYCKLRLPVFSPMILYILWKGEGQILDTDGLTADRHQIFLKNNNAPLRLALFKQIEQYTRDNNLGTEQKDALARVLAERLGIDYDDLVGRRILTNMTPEEVGSLDSTLVSVQLHTHRHQAPTEKASFLRELHDNASAISSMRPHDARPLHFCYPGNSFDPRHLAWLKEAGIVSATTGNPQLVSRSSNPLLLPRLIDVTRKTELEFEGWLSGVSAFLPNRMALTSPSKINES; from the coding sequence ATGAAGGAACAGAACTATACTGTTCTTCCCTTAGAGGTAGGGCTTCAATTACTGAAGGATGGCCAGCTGCCTCCGAAAAGTGTCGCCATAACGTTTGACGATGGATTTTACGACTTCTTTAAGCTCGGAGCCCCACTCCTCAAGGAGTTCGGTTATCCTGCCACGTTATATCTGACGACATATTACTGCAAGTTGAGGCTCCCAGTTTTTTCACCAATGATCTTGTACATTTTGTGGAAAGGGGAAGGACAAATACTCGATACCGATGGGTTGACTGCAGATCGGCATCAAATATTTCTAAAAAACAACAACGCCCCCCTGCGACTAGCCCTCTTCAAACAGATAGAACAGTACACGCGGGATAACAATTTAGGCACAGAACAGAAGGATGCGTTGGCAAGAGTCTTAGCAGAACGGCTCGGTATCGACTATGATGACCTTGTCGGTCGGCGAATACTCACGAATATGACACCTGAAGAGGTGGGGTCTTTAGATAGCACGCTGGTGAGCGTGCAACTGCACACGCATAGACATCAAGCCCCGACTGAAAAGGCATCCTTCCTCAGAGAGCTGCACGACAACGCCAGCGCGATATCCAGCATGAGGCCCCATGATGCTCGCCCTCTTCATTTTTGCTATCCTGGCAATTCATTTGACCCTAGACATCTCGCCTGGTTGAAGGAGGCTGGCATCGTGTCTGCCACGACAGGTAACCCGCAACTTGTGAGCCGTTCTTCCAATCCCCTACTTCTTCCTCGCCTGATTGATGTCACTCGTAAAACTGAACTCGAATTCGAAGGTTGGCTGTCAGGCGTTTCAGCGTTTCTTCCAAACCGCATGGCGTTGACCTCCCCCTCTAAAATAAACGAGTCCTGA
- a CDS encoding deoxyhypusine synthase family protein, translating to MGAREFRDGAQDGLEALEPLDPEQIGSFDGLLTAMRKTAFGGRRLGEAYEVLWAMIEDPDCFVVLTLSGAMTIAKMGKIISAMIDHGMVQCVVSTGALIAHGLSESVGKTHYRHHPSMSDEELFKKGYNRVYDTLEMESNLNYVEQVVSQTMKRVKPDQNLSSEILTRELGQTLAEDYEGAGILKSAYVNKVPVFIPAFTDSEMGLDVGTWAMGRELEQARAKLQGRSDLDVLRAIHVAYPSFNPYLDLNSYASHIVSAKKLGIFTIGGGVPRNWAQQVGPYIEISNSRLGLNVQPPRFQYGVRICPEPDYWGGLSGCTYQEGISWGKFVPPEEGGRFAEVLSDATVVWPLLMVALLERAKAKRALRT from the coding sequence ATGGGTGCACGCGAATTCCGTGATGGGGCGCAAGATGGACTCGAAGCGCTTGAACCTCTCGACCCGGAACAGATCGGGTCGTTCGACGGCCTGCTGACCGCCATGCGAAAGACCGCCTTCGGGGGCCGCCGCTTGGGCGAAGCCTACGAAGTGCTTTGGGCGATGATCGAGGATCCCGACTGCTTCGTCGTGTTGACGCTGTCGGGGGCGATGACCATCGCCAAAATGGGCAAGATCATCAGCGCCATGATCGACCATGGGATGGTGCAATGTGTGGTCTCGACCGGTGCGTTGATCGCCCATGGGTTGAGTGAATCGGTCGGTAAAACGCATTATCGACACCATCCGTCGATGTCAGACGAAGAACTATTCAAAAAGGGCTACAATCGGGTCTACGACACATTGGAGATGGAGTCCAACCTGAATTATGTGGAGCAGGTCGTCTCCCAGACGATGAAGCGGGTGAAGCCTGACCAGAATCTTTCCTCCGAAATTCTCACACGTGAATTGGGGCAAACGCTTGCGGAAGATTATGAGGGTGCGGGCATTCTCAAAAGCGCCTATGTGAACAAAGTCCCCGTCTTCATTCCTGCCTTTACCGACTCCGAGATGGGACTGGATGTCGGAACGTGGGCCATGGGCCGCGAGCTTGAGCAGGCTCGCGCAAAGCTGCAAGGGCGCAGCGATCTTGACGTGCTGCGGGCGATTCATGTCGCCTATCCCTCCTTCAATCCTTATCTCGATCTGAACAGCTATGCGAGCCATATTGTGTCGGCCAAAAAACTGGGGATCTTTACGATTGGCGGGGGCGTGCCGCGTAATTGGGCGCAACAGGTCGGCCCCTACATCGAGATCAGCAATTCACGGCTTGGGCTCAATGTTCAGCCGCCTCGTTTCCAGTACGGTGTGCGTATCTGTCCGGAGCCGGACTATTGGGGCGGGTTGAGCGGCTGTACCTACCAGGAAGGTATTTCCTGGGGCAAGTTTGTGCCGCCGGAAGAAGGCGGGCGCTTTGCCGAAGTCTTGAGCGATGCCACGGTCGTCTGGCCTCTTCTCATGGTGGCATTGCTGGAGCGCGCCAAAGCAAAACGCGCGCTACGCACATGA
- a CDS encoding thioredoxin domain-containing protein, translated as MTKAYLFRTVAALSLLVILSSTQVRAGSATEDGRARGRADAPITLIEYSDFTCGWCVKFFQATWPRLQAKYVDTGKVRFVYRDYPRADQGVGVEAAVAARCAGAQGKYWPMHDRLFSQGGRLDSGLFKGYAKTIGLEQASFAKCFDERQYLESIFQDRQEANRWGFHGTPGFILTRTVGGPTEKEPAIAIPGAVPFEDFAEEIERMLATAPRP; from the coding sequence ATGACGAAGGCCTATCTTTTTCGCACAGTCGCCGCCCTGTCGTTGTTGGTAATTTTGTCCTCGACTCAAGTTCGTGCCGGATCTGCCACGGAGGATGGACGAGCCAGAGGGCGCGCTGACGCACCGATCACCTTGATCGAGTATTCCGACTTTACCTGTGGCTGGTGCGTGAAGTTCTTTCAGGCGACGTGGCCTCGGTTGCAAGCCAAGTATGTCGATACGGGCAAGGTGCGTTTCGTCTATCGAGACTATCCTCGAGCCGATCAGGGGGTCGGTGTTGAGGCAGCCGTGGCGGCACGTTGTGCCGGAGCCCAGGGAAAATATTGGCCGATGCATGACCGGCTCTTTAGCCAGGGAGGCCGGCTGGACTCAGGGCTGTTCAAAGGGTACGCGAAGACGATTGGCTTGGAGCAGGCGTCGTTTGCGAAGTGTTTCGACGAGCGGCAATATCTCGAATCCATTTTCCAGGATCGTCAAGAAGCGAATCGGTGGGGATTTCATGGGACTCCCGGTTTTATTCTGACTCGGACGGTCGGTGGACCGACCGAGAAAGAGCCGGCTATCGCGATCCCAGGCGCAGTTCCGTTCGAGGATTTTGCCGAGGAGATTGAGCGCATGTTGGCCACTGCCCCACGTCCCTAA
- a CDS encoding aldehyde dehydrogenase family protein: MQGPRPFLIGGLWRHGETVAPVNNPYTGQRLAEVSTASSVDAEAAIQSTVDAAVEMAALPSHARYQALQKIAGGLYARREEFARLMTAEAGKPIADATREVSRAVQTFTIAAEEARRIPGEVIPLDWTPGTDSHLGILRRVPIGPVLGITPFNFPLNLVAHKVAPALAAGNSILIKPAPQTPLTALLLGEVVLESGLPPGALNVLPCDNRVAEQLVVDPRFKLLSFTGSAAVGWMLKAKCGKKKVVLELGGNAGVIVEPDADLEVAAQRCAAGGFGYAGQTCISVQRILVHHSIADLFTTKLLLQVARLKAGDPSDQSTVVGPLIDSAAAHRVEAWVEEAVSQGARVLLGGKRMGSVVEATVLSHVTPTMKVSCQEVFGPVVTVTPYRHFDEAITALNQSDYGLQAGVFTQNVNAIFHAFRHLEVGAVLANEIPTFRADHMPYGGVKDSGIGREGVQAAIEDMTEPRMLVLNLRPPVGA; encoded by the coding sequence GTGCAGGGACCACGTCCATTTTTGATTGGAGGCCTGTGGCGGCACGGGGAGACTGTCGCTCCCGTGAATAATCCCTATACAGGGCAGCGGCTCGCCGAGGTGTCGACCGCGAGTTCCGTCGATGCCGAGGCTGCGATCCAATCGACGGTCGATGCCGCTGTCGAGATGGCCGCCCTCCCGTCCCACGCCCGTTATCAGGCGCTACAAAAAATCGCAGGCGGGCTCTATGCCCGACGTGAGGAATTTGCCAGGCTGATGACGGCTGAAGCGGGCAAGCCGATCGCCGATGCGACGCGTGAGGTGAGCCGGGCCGTCCAGACATTCACCATTGCGGCCGAAGAGGCGAGGCGCATTCCTGGCGAGGTGATCCCCCTCGACTGGACGCCAGGGACGGATTCCCATCTCGGCATTCTTCGCCGGGTTCCGATCGGTCCGGTACTCGGAATCACCCCCTTTAACTTTCCGCTGAACCTTGTCGCTCACAAGGTCGCGCCAGCGCTGGCCGCAGGCAATTCCATTCTCATCAAGCCGGCGCCACAGACACCCCTCACTGCCTTACTGCTGGGCGAAGTCGTGCTGGAATCCGGGCTTCCTCCTGGCGCACTCAACGTCCTGCCCTGCGACAACCGAGTGGCAGAACAGCTTGTCGTCGACCCTCGGTTCAAGCTTCTGAGTTTTACCGGGAGTGCGGCCGTGGGATGGATGTTGAAGGCCAAGTGCGGGAAGAAGAAGGTGGTATTAGAGCTCGGCGGGAACGCGGGCGTAATCGTGGAACCCGATGCCGATCTGGAGGTTGCCGCACAGCGTTGCGCAGCCGGTGGGTTCGGCTATGCCGGTCAGACCTGTATTTCCGTGCAGCGCATCTTGGTCCATCATTCTATTGCGGACCTGTTCACGACGAAACTGCTGTTACAGGTAGCGCGTCTCAAAGCCGGCGATCCAAGCGACCAGTCGACGGTGGTTGGCCCACTCATTGATTCGGCCGCGGCCCATCGTGTCGAGGCCTGGGTCGAGGAAGCCGTATCGCAGGGGGCGCGAGTGCTGCTAGGCGGAAAACGGATGGGCTCGGTGGTGGAGGCGACGGTGCTTTCCCACGTGACGCCAACGATGAAAGTATCTTGTCAGGAGGTATTTGGACCGGTGGTGACCGTGACCCCCTATCGTCACTTCGACGAAGCGATCACGGCGCTCAACCAGTCAGACTATGGACTTCAGGCCGGGGTCTTTACTCAGAATGTGAATGCGATTTTTCATGCGTTTCGGCATCTTGAAGTCGGGGCGGTGCTGGCCAACGAGATTCCGACGTTCCGGGCCGATCACATGCCCTACGGGGGCGTCAAAGACTCGGGAATCGGTCGCGAAGGGGTCCAGGCCGCGATCGAGGACATGACCGAGCCCCGCATGCTGGTGTTAAATCTCAGGCCGCCCGTAGGGGCCTAA
- a CDS encoding arginine decarboxylase, pyruvoyl-dependent, which yields MVPTQMFLTRGVGVHKEKLASFEEALRSAGVAYCNLVTVSSILPPNCKIIPRVRGEKLLNPGEITFCVMARSETNERNQLVSASIGVAVPTDRRTYGYLSEHHAHGETDEETGEYTEDLAAQMLATTLGVEFDPDIAWKEREQVFKMAGKIVRTQNITQSAIGKPNRWTTVVALAVFIPEENIPKRRR from the coding sequence ATGGTACCTACGCAGATGTTTCTCACTCGAGGCGTCGGAGTCCATAAAGAAAAGCTGGCCTCCTTCGAGGAAGCCTTGCGTAGTGCTGGCGTTGCCTATTGTAACCTCGTCACGGTGTCGTCGATTCTTCCGCCGAATTGCAAAATTATTCCGCGCGTGCGCGGCGAGAAATTACTGAACCCCGGTGAAATTACGTTCTGCGTGATGGCGCGTTCGGAAACGAATGAACGGAATCAGCTGGTTTCCGCGTCGATTGGAGTCGCGGTCCCGACGGATCGCCGGACCTATGGCTACCTGTCCGAGCACCATGCGCATGGCGAAACAGATGAAGAAACGGGTGAATATACGGAAGACTTGGCAGCGCAGATGTTGGCCACGACGCTTGGGGTCGAATTCGATCCGGACATCGCCTGGAAAGAACGGGAACAAGTCTTCAAGATGGCGGGTAAGATCGTGCGGACCCAAAACATCACTCAGTCCGCAATTGGGAAACCCAATCGCTGGACGACGGTAGTGGCGTTGGCTGTTTTCATCCCGGAAGAAAATATTCCGAAGCGGCGTCGGTAG
- the speB gene encoding agmatinase: MTLPAGWEGIEQNFLGLEEPWCHPDQAGVYILPAPYEHTSSYVLGSDRGPSSIIEASQQVELYDETLCCEPYREWDGVATIRSLDLEGKVDRQAVDAIEAFVTPHVGTGRFIVTLTGEHTGALGAIRAHARRYPDLCVVQIDAHGDLRKAYQGNPYSHASVMARVVDDGLPLVQVGIRSISPEEIDRIQSTDRIATFFAADILDPSGPYEGKASRWVPEVVKACRGPVYLTFDCDGLDASLVPALGTPEPGGLGWYDTLNLITALANGPGILGMDISEIAPIEGFVAPQFCIARLIYRMLGRIKAGRRVH, from the coding sequence ATGACACTTCCTGCCGGATGGGAAGGTATCGAGCAGAACTTCCTTGGGCTTGAAGAGCCATGGTGCCATCCTGATCAGGCGGGCGTCTATATCCTCCCTGCGCCCTACGAACATACCTCCAGCTATGTGTTAGGATCCGATCGAGGGCCCTCCTCGATCATTGAGGCGTCCCAACAAGTCGAGTTGTACGACGAAACACTGTGTTGTGAGCCTTATCGCGAATGGGACGGGGTCGCCACCATTCGCTCGCTCGACCTTGAGGGTAAAGTCGATCGGCAGGCGGTGGATGCCATCGAGGCTTTCGTCACACCGCATGTCGGGACCGGTCGGTTTATCGTGACCTTAACCGGTGAACATACCGGTGCGTTGGGGGCGATTAGAGCCCATGCCCGCCGCTATCCTGATTTGTGCGTGGTGCAAATCGATGCCCACGGCGATTTGCGGAAAGCCTACCAGGGAAACCCCTACAGCCACGCCAGCGTCATGGCACGTGTGGTCGATGACGGACTACCGTTGGTTCAAGTCGGGATTCGGTCAATTTCTCCAGAAGAAATCGATCGTATTCAGAGCACCGATCGGATTGCGACGTTCTTTGCCGCCGACATTCTTGACCCGTCAGGGCCTTACGAGGGCAAGGCTTCTCGCTGGGTTCCTGAGGTGGTCAAGGCCTGTCGCGGGCCGGTCTATCTGACGTTCGATTGTGACGGGCTTGATGCCTCGCTGGTTCCTGCGCTCGGCACTCCTGAGCCAGGTGGATTGGGGTGGTACGATACCCTGAATCTCATCACCGCGTTGGCCAACGGCCCAGGCATCCTCGGGATGGATATCAGCGAGATTGCTCCAATCGAAGGGTTCGTCGCTCCGCAGTTTTGTATTGCCCGCTTGATTTACCGCATGTTGGGGCGAATTAAAGCGGGCCGTCGCGTTCACTGA
- a CDS encoding pseudouridine synthase, whose protein sequence is MTDQLRINKFFTHHGICSRREADRLIESGRVTINQRVASLGDKVSPEDVIARDGQVIPWGTASVYIKYHKPVGVTTTSESHVARNIIAEIGHPERIFPIGRLDKDSSGLILLTNDGDIVNEILRTEHGHEREYEVSVDRPFDQAFVDRMAQGVDILDRPTKPCRVDRLGPARFRIILTEGRNRQIRRMCLVLGYRVLMLHRVRIMHLTLGGLASGAWKPLTDEERAQLFQAVGRGSSHGVNG, encoded by the coding sequence GTGACCGACCAGCTTCGTATCAATAAGTTTTTCACACACCATGGCATTTGCTCTCGGCGAGAGGCCGATCGCTTGATTGAATCCGGCCGCGTGACCATCAATCAACGGGTGGCTTCTTTGGGAGATAAGGTCAGCCCTGAGGACGTCATCGCACGAGACGGACAGGTGATCCCATGGGGAACGGCCTCGGTCTATATCAAGTATCACAAGCCTGTCGGCGTGACGACGACCAGCGAGTCGCATGTGGCTCGTAACATCATCGCAGAGATCGGCCACCCTGAGCGAATTTTCCCCATCGGCCGACTCGACAAGGACTCGTCCGGTCTCATTCTGCTCACGAACGACGGAGATATCGTGAACGAGATTCTCCGAACCGAGCATGGGCATGAGCGGGAATATGAGGTATCAGTCGATCGCCCGTTTGACCAGGCATTCGTTGATCGTATGGCTCAGGGGGTCGACATTCTTGACCGTCCGACCAAACCCTGCCGGGTTGATCGGCTCGGTCCCGCACGGTTCCGCATCATTCTCACAGAAGGACGCAATCGACAGATCCGGCGCATGTGCCTAGTCTTGGGGTATCGGGTGCTCATGTTGCACCGTGTCAGGATCATGCATCTGACGCTTGGTGGATTAGCCTCGGGGGCCTGGAAACCGCTCACCGACGAGGAACGCGCACAGCTCTTTCAGGCAGTCGGACGAGGGAGTAGTCACGGCGTAAACGGGTAG
- a CDS encoding MCP four helix bundle domain-containing protein produces the protein MGLTTFFRSFRPSASQLLISFLVAGLGWLSGQALSSVDQDLRIMYTEYTLGATDLAHISADIMRYRNTIIRALEANSQKDFERITESLPAQRARIQHAVDRYAAAGLRVSRSGRSEPEDIEAVRRSLDQYFSVASTTIQLLTQEWTAVSPAEREAIRRKAEEHASDNAGPKMIQVSLALDRLLDTVADVAKDMRDEGTLAIQRTSLLLVGGSFFIAFLNLFFTRQRRGTSLHIDGQDEREISSGHSPIPSPLANDIPAAVLRQE, from the coding sequence GTGGGACTGACAACATTTTTTCGATCATTTCGTCCCAGCGCCTCACAACTATTGATCAGCTTCCTCGTGGCCGGCCTGGGATGGCTCAGCGGGCAAGCCCTGAGCAGCGTCGATCAGGATTTACGCATTATGTATACCGAGTACACACTCGGGGCCACCGACCTTGCCCATATTTCCGCAGACATCATGCGGTACCGGAACACCATTATCCGCGCGCTCGAAGCGAACAGCCAGAAGGACTTCGAGCGAATCACGGAATCCCTGCCCGCACAACGCGCGAGAATTCAGCATGCCGTAGACCGGTATGCGGCTGCGGGGCTGCGCGTCTCACGGAGCGGGCGCAGTGAGCCTGAGGATATCGAGGCGGTCCGGCGCAGTCTCGATCAGTATTTTTCGGTAGCCAGCACGACCATACAACTCTTGACGCAAGAATGGACCGCCGTCTCTCCGGCAGAACGGGAAGCCATCAGGCGAAAAGCGGAAGAGCATGCCTCCGACAACGCAGGCCCGAAAATGATTCAGGTCAGCCTCGCGCTGGATCGGCTGCTAGACACTGTGGCGGATGTGGCGAAAGACATGCGCGATGAGGGCACCCTGGCGATCCAGCGCACAAGCCTGTTGCTCGTGGGGGGAAGTTTCTTCATCGCCTTCTTGAATCTCTTTTTCACCAGACAGCGTAGAGGAACCTCCCTGCACATTGATGGCCAGGACGAACGCGAGATCAGTTCCGGCCACAGCCCCATCCCGAGTCCGCTGGCCAATGACATCCCCGCGGCGGTACTCCGTCAGGAATAA